From Novosphingobium decolorationis, one genomic window encodes:
- a CDS encoding helix-turn-helix domain-containing protein: MDVFPIRNDEDHAAALAVTEGLWGAAPGTEPHDRLDVLAMQVEAYEAQRWPIAPPDPTNALRAAMGGATQTVPGSAALFLDPAEMGASPRTERHRERFKLDAERVVGARVAKMALRPRRFGLHWSMSSGSTRMARASPGQTDARASWWHRCAKTGPAWTGMAATIPG, encoded by the coding sequence ATGGACGTTTTCCCCATCCGCAACGATGAGGACCACGCCGCCGCGCTCGCCGTGACAGAGGGCCTGTGGGGCGCCGCGCCGGGCACCGAACCCCATGACCGCCTCGACGTGCTGGCAATGCAGGTCGAAGCCTACGAAGCGCAGCGCTGGCCGATCGCACCACCCGACCCGACCAACGCGCTCCGCGCGGCCATGGGTGGCGCCACGCAAACCGTTCCAGGGAGTGCGGCATTGTTTCTTGATCCTGCCGAAATGGGCGCCAGCCCCCGCACAGAGCGCCACCGCGAACGCTTCAAGCTCGATGCAGAGCGCGTTGTCGGCGCGCGGGTCGCGAAGATGGCGTTGCGGCCGCGCAGATTTGGTCTGCACTGGTCGATGTCATCTGGATCGACCCGGATGGCGCGCGCATCACCTGGTCAGACCGACGCGCGGGCAAGCTGGTGGCATCGCTGCGCGAAGACGGGACCTGCCTGGACTGGTATGGCGGCGACAATCCCGGGGTGA
- a CDS encoding 3'-5' exonuclease, with translation MPEEMETASQTLAWISHDPGWPLVTLDFEASCLDVGSYPIEVGLCRWDGPESRAREWSALIRPEPQWAAQGIWTQEAQGVHGISREQLEGALPSAAIIDQINSFAGSRTAFCDGGRYDQKWLAMLRRAADLPLHLRFGDVTMLQNRLDDAGRLRMKQFLVVQTAPHRAGPDASRLMRALCEGIGIAWPGVDGE, from the coding sequence ATGCCTGAGGAGATGGAGACCGCCAGCCAGACTCTTGCCTGGATTTCGCACGATCCGGGCTGGCCACTGGTCACGCTCGATTTCGAGGCATCGTGCCTCGATGTCGGCAGCTATCCCATCGAGGTTGGCCTGTGTCGCTGGGATGGGCCGGAAAGCCGGGCGCGCGAATGGTCAGCGCTGATCCGGCCGGAACCGCAATGGGCCGCGCAGGGCATCTGGACGCAGGAGGCGCAAGGCGTTCACGGGATCTCCCGCGAACAGCTTGAAGGCGCCCTCCCGTCTGCCGCGATCATCGATCAGATCAACAGCTTTGCCGGTAGCAGAACCGCGTTTTGCGATGGCGGCCGCTATGATCAGAAATGGTTGGCGATGCTGCGCCGCGCTGCGGACCTACCGCTGCACTTGCGCTTTGGCGATGTCACCATGCTGCAGAACCGGCTGGACGATGCTGGACGGCTGCGCATGAAACAGTTTCTCGTCGTCCAAACCGCCCCCCACCGCGCAGGTCCCGACGCCTCGCGGTTGATGCGCGCATTGTGCGAGGGGATCGGCATCGCATGGCCGGGAGTGGATGGCGAATAG
- a CDS encoding IS630 family transposase (programmed frameshift) — MALSMDLRTRLLAAVDSGSSCRAAAARFGVAPSTAVRWRAQQRETGDIAPKPRGGDMRSRRVEERAADILAIWEERRDITLEELRLALADKGMAVSVAGLHRFFVRRGLTRKKRQGHAIEQDRPDVLKQRQDWFEGQLDLEPERLVFIDETWTATNMTRSHGRCPKGERLRMGFPHGHRKTTTLVAGLRMTGMVAPMVLDGPINGDWFEAYVAQVLVPELRPGDVVIMDNLSSHKRASVQVLIEAAGATLRFLPPYSPDFNPIEKAFSRLKAMLRKAGERTVSGLWSLIGKLVDIFQPQECANYFRSCGYEPE; from the exons ATGGCTCTTTCGATGGATTTGCGCACTCGGCTGTTGGCAGCGGTGGACAGTGGATCGAGTTGCCGTGCTGCGGCGGCCCGGTTCGGTGTTGCACCATCAACGGCGGTCCGTTGGCGGGCACAGCAGCGCGAGACGGGTGACATAGCCCCAAAGCCGCGCGGCGGGGATATGCGCTCGCGGCGGGTGGAAGAGCGGGCAGCGGACATTCTGGCCATTTGGGAGGAGCGCAGGGACATCACCCTCGAAGAACTACGTCTGGCGCTTGCGGACAAGGGAATGGCCGTTTCCGTAGCCGGGCTACATCGCTTTTTTGTTCGCCGTGGCCTGACGCGCAAAAAAAGACAGG GCCATGCGATAGAGCAAGATCGACCAGACGTCCTGAAACAGCGTCAGGACTGGTTCGAGGGTCAACTCGATCTCGAACCGGAGCGCCTGGTCTTCATCGACGAAACCTGGACCGCGACCAATATGACCCGCAGCCACGGACGTTGCCCGAAAGGCGAGCGACTGCGGATGGGCTTCCCGCACGGGCACCGCAAAACCACCACTCTCGTCGCTGGCCTGCGCATGACTGGCATGGTCGCGCCCATGGTGCTCGATGGACCGATTAACGGTGACTGGTTCGAAGCCTACGTCGCTCAGGTCCTCGTCCCGGAACTGCGGCCCGGCGACGTCGTCATCATGGACAACCTGTCGAGCCACAAGCGCGCATCGGTGCAGGTGCTCATCGAGGCTGCAGGCGCAACCCTGCGCTTTCTCCCGCCCTACAGCCCAGACTTCAACCCGATCGAGAAAGCGTTCTCCCGCTTGAAGGCCATGCTCCGTAAAGCGGGCGAGCGAACGGTCAGCGGCCTGTGGAGCTTGATCGGCAAACTCGTCGATATCTTCCAGCCTCAGGAATGCGCCAACTACTTCAGATCGTGCGGCTATGAACCAGAATGA
- a CDS encoding McrC family protein, which produces MRHLACPEWGRIAVAQKGAQGALSPREALALEQAARSHPLGGRDGCAILTHYRDHVKVGQLVGVLSAPGISLEILPKIDPASHLDNRSSLRARLVSLIDLAHDLRLAEGEAAAMARGAETLLDLFIRIFATRLATQARQGLPRHYLAREDDLRALRGQLHATRQFTVNAVRPDRLACRYDELDADIPLMQVMACAIVSLRRRTRTLSTARLLDELRYAFDDVTLLPPNRLPWQAITIERSNKRWESLLKVARMLLGQDWQGTGHKGSAPRGHSLLFPMNDLFEKAVATLLRRGLADAGYDVRTQDQSRYCLRENSRDLFQMRPDIVIRKNGRTVAIIDTKWKPLDADHLDRGHLDQNEHDAGGEPASLSGKGGVSQGDVYQMMAYGQVHDCAQLMLLYPARPGSGSRMLRSFTVHPDGERTLSIAAVDMAASPRASARALRDLIVQSLDRTRPSPRQRAA; this is translated from the coding sequence ATGAGGCACCTCGCTTGCCCGGAATGGGGCCGGATCGCGGTAGCGCAGAAGGGCGCGCAAGGCGCGCTCTCGCCGCGCGAGGCGCTCGCGCTCGAACAGGCCGCCAGGTCCCATCCGCTCGGCGGCAGGGACGGGTGCGCGATCCTCACCCACTATCGCGACCACGTGAAGGTGGGTCAGCTGGTGGGGGTGCTCTCCGCACCGGGGATCAGTCTGGAAATCCTGCCCAAGATCGATCCCGCAAGCCACCTCGACAACAGGTCGAGCTTGCGCGCGCGGCTCGTCTCGCTGATAGATCTCGCGCACGATCTCAGGCTTGCCGAAGGCGAGGCGGCCGCCATGGCGCGCGGCGCCGAGACCCTGCTCGACCTGTTCATCCGAATCTTCGCCACGCGCCTTGCGACCCAGGCCCGGCAGGGACTGCCGCGCCACTATCTCGCACGCGAGGACGACCTGCGCGCGCTGCGCGGGCAGCTCCACGCGACGCGCCAGTTCACTGTCAATGCGGTGCGCCCCGATCGCCTCGCGTGCCGCTATGACGAGCTCGACGCCGACATTCCGCTGATGCAGGTCATGGCCTGCGCCATCGTCAGCTTGCGCCGGCGAACACGCACGCTCTCGACAGCCCGCCTGCTCGATGAACTGCGCTATGCCTTCGATGATGTGACGCTGCTGCCGCCGAACCGGCTCCCCTGGCAGGCCATCACCATCGAGCGTTCGAACAAGCGCTGGGAAAGCCTTCTGAAAGTGGCGCGCATGCTGCTCGGCCAGGACTGGCAGGGCACCGGCCACAAGGGCTCCGCCCCCCGGGGCCATTCGCTCTTGTTCCCGATGAACGACCTGTTCGAGAAGGCCGTCGCAACGCTGCTGAGACGCGGCCTCGCAGATGCCGGATACGATGTCCGCACACAGGACCAGAGCCGCTACTGCCTGCGTGAAAACAGCCGCGATCTCTTCCAGATGCGCCCGGATATCGTGATCCGCAAGAATGGCCGGACAGTGGCGATCATCGACACCAAGTGGAAGCCGCTCGACGCCGATCACCTTGATCGCGGCCACCTCGACCAGAACGAGCATGATGCCGGCGGCGAGCCGGCCTCGCTCTCGGGCAAGGGCGGCGTCAGTCAGGGCGATGTCTACCAGATGATGGCCTATGGTCAGGTCCATGACTGCGCGCAGCTGATGCTGCTCTATCCGGCACGGCCGGGAAGCGGCAGCAGGATGCTGCGCAGCTTCACCGTGCACCCCGATGGCGAAAGGACACTCTCGATTGCCGCCGTGGACATGGCCGCATCCCCTCGAGCAAGCGCCCGCGCCTTGCGCGATCTCATCGTCCAGAGCCTGGATCGCACCAGACCTTCGCCGCGGCAGCGTGCGGCTTGA
- a CDS encoding HEPN domain-containing protein — protein MPHLYSADHPLHAQSLKDKQRRLRDGFAPPLTLRVHRALSWLLRAEQETDDEDVRFILLWIGFNAAYAGDISQASGEDGRTERERFLEFFHTMVRFDSTHRLYDACWDRFTSEIRLLLNNRYVYAAFWLHQNGYAGYSNWDLRLADEWRQISKALAAHDTATLLSKLFDRLYVLRNQLVHGGGTWNSSVNREQVEGCSALLGCLLPIFIDLMMDNPGHDWSMPHYPVVD, from the coding sequence ATGCCGCACCTCTACTCCGCCGATCATCCGCTCCATGCGCAAAGCCTCAAGGACAAGCAGCGCAGGCTGCGCGATGGCTTCGCGCCGCCGCTTACTTTGCGTGTCCATCGCGCTTTGTCCTGGCTGCTGCGCGCCGAGCAGGAAACGGACGATGAGGACGTGCGGTTCATCCTGCTGTGGATCGGTTTCAATGCTGCTTATGCAGGCGATATCAGTCAGGCATCGGGCGAGGACGGGCGCACCGAGCGCGAACGCTTCCTGGAATTCTTCCATACGATGGTGCGCTTCGATTCCACACACCGGCTCTACGATGCCTGCTGGGACCGGTTCACGAGCGAGATCCGCCTGCTGCTCAACAACCGGTATGTCTATGCCGCGTTCTGGTTGCACCAGAACGGCTATGCCGGGTATTCCAACTGGGACCTTCGTCTCGCGGATGAGTGGCGCCAGATCAGCAAGGCGCTGGCTGCGCATGACACCGCCACGCTGCTCTCCAAGCTGTTCGACAGGCTTTACGTTCTGCGCAACCAGCTCGTCCATGGCGGAGGCACCTGGAACAGTTCGGTCAACCGTGAACAGGTCGAAGGATGTTCCGCCCTGCTGGGTTGCCTCCTGCCGATTTTCATCGACCTGATGATGGACAATCCCGGCCATGACTGGTCGATGCCACATTACCCAGTCGTGGATTGA
- a CDS encoding IS256 family transposase, with translation MTDDRMALVELIEQGADSDLVREMLAFAAERMMDLEIEAKTGARAGTRSPERLNHRNGYRERGWDTRAGRIELAIPKLRKGSYFPSFLEPRRTAEKALAAVIQEAYVHGVSTRSVDDLVKAMGASGVSKSQVSRLVAEIDERVNAFLTRPIEGEWPYLWIDATYLKVREGGRIVSMAAIIAVGVNTDGRREVLGVATGPSEAEPFWKAFLRSLADRGLRGVKLVIADDHKGLRAAASKVFSASQQRCRVHWMRNALAHAAPKQRPAVIAMIKTIFAQETAEAALQQWEQVADALREKFPKLADMMDASREDVLAYMTFPKDHWAQIASTNPLERVNKEIKRRSDVIGIFPNDASVVRLVGALMLEQNDEWAVSRRYMTLETLGSVSHNPIVSLPALAA, from the coding sequence ATGACCGACGACAGAATGGCCCTTGTTGAGCTGATTGAGCAAGGGGCTGATAGTGATTTGGTGCGTGAGATGCTGGCTTTCGCCGCCGAGCGCATGATGGATTTGGAGATCGAGGCGAAGACCGGTGCTCGCGCCGGCACGCGCAGCCCGGAGCGGCTCAACCACCGCAATGGCTACCGCGAGCGTGGGTGGGATACGCGCGCCGGGCGGATCGAACTGGCGATTCCGAAGCTGCGTAAAGGCAGCTACTTTCCCAGCTTCCTGGAACCGCGCCGCACCGCAGAGAAGGCTCTGGCGGCGGTGATCCAGGAGGCTTACGTCCACGGTGTCTCGACGCGCTCGGTCGATGATCTGGTAAAGGCTATGGGGGCCAGCGGTGTGTCGAAGAGCCAGGTCAGCCGCCTGGTCGCCGAGATCGACGAGCGGGTGAACGCCTTCCTCACGCGGCCGATCGAGGGCGAGTGGCCCTACCTGTGGATCGACGCCACCTACCTCAAGGTGCGTGAGGGCGGACGGATCGTCTCGATGGCGGCGATAATCGCCGTTGGTGTCAACACCGATGGCCGCCGCGAAGTGCTGGGCGTCGCCACCGGCCCTTCGGAGGCGGAGCCCTTCTGGAAAGCCTTCCTGCGCTCTCTGGCCGACCGAGGCCTGCGCGGAGTGAAGCTTGTCATCGCCGATGATCACAAGGGGCTGCGCGCCGCCGCGAGCAAGGTGTTCAGCGCCAGCCAACAGCGATGCCGGGTGCACTGGATGCGCAATGCGCTGGCCCATGCTGCGCCCAAGCAGCGGCCCGCCGTCATCGCCATGATCAAGACCATCTTCGCGCAGGAAACGGCCGAGGCGGCTCTCCAGCAGTGGGAACAGGTTGCCGATGCCCTGCGCGAGAAGTTCCCGAAGCTCGCCGACATGATGGACGCTTCGCGCGAGGACGTGCTCGCCTACATGACGTTCCCGAAGGACCACTGGGCGCAGATCGCCTCCACCAACCCGCTGGAAAGGGTGAATAAAGAGATCAAACGCCGCTCCGACGTCATCGGCATCTTCCCGAACGATGCCTCCGTCGTACGTCTCGTCGGCGCGCTGATGCTGGAGCAGAACGATGAGTGGGCGGTATCCCGACGCTACATGACGCTGGAAACCCTCGGCTCGGTGAGCCATAATCCAATCGTCAGCCTGCCAGCCCTGGCTGCCTGA
- a CDS encoding AAA family ATPase yields MRKPNRHYIPARQRRRRHPVEAPGMDEAEQQMLRMALVNVAFGLNERQLKMASDNLHHFIQNRAIILDVLPEDVPGADAATFPEEMRCLAVAFEDRAQAANENEGDFTTDTSRSALSRRLSLLADLIGLDAVEETILQLVARIDTFATWSALLTALPFNSNTANAEVIALFSGLCASEIDSRLGRDCLLINSGMILPDGDGEYQASPLLQRVTRSLWDDTQTLRANLLPPAPPSTLSAPDFEHLGEAAKLAAHLIASGEPVSILLHGLPGTGKSEFARHLADLSARHAVFAGLVDRRGGEPDRSDRMSHLALLRILGAGESRTLIVVDEADDVLHVPMRDSESGSKLWRNRMVEDPRVPTVWILNDPALLDPALIRRMNLAIGFDTPPVRVRERVVQRSAAALRMEVSEAEAQRLARIETEPALLAQGLRTAKLTTGKAQTAEDAITGILKAMGRHKPPTPPASAVYHPAYARADTDLAALAQRLCDAPHKGWSLLLSGPSGTGKSAYARHLAQRMDMPLEDVRGSDLLGPFVGQTEANIARVFMRAHDRGALLLIDEADSFLFARDGGQRSWERGMVNEMLRWMECLETPMVATTNLATALDPATQRRFTLRASFQAMSQDQANALFAAHFGMAPPTGTPPLEGQTPGDFAVVARRAQLLGETRGKTLVTWLCEEATLRGERSGKVGF; encoded by the coding sequence ATGAGAAAGCCCAACCGCCATTACATCCCCGCACGTCAGCGCCGCCGCCGCCATCCCGTCGAAGCTCCCGGCATGGACGAAGCCGAGCAGCAGATGCTGCGCATGGCGCTTGTCAACGTCGCCTTTGGGTTGAACGAACGCCAGCTCAAGATGGCCTCGGACAACCTGCATCACTTCATCCAGAACCGCGCGATCATTCTCGACGTGCTGCCCGAGGATGTGCCTGGGGCCGACGCGGCAACTTTCCCCGAGGAAATGCGCTGCCTTGCCGTTGCCTTCGAGGACCGGGCACAGGCTGCCAACGAAAATGAGGGCGATTTCACGACCGACACGAGCCGCTCCGCCTTGAGCCGTAGATTGAGCCTTCTGGCAGACCTCATCGGTCTGGACGCCGTGGAAGAAACCATCCTGCAGCTGGTGGCCCGCATCGACACCTTCGCGACCTGGAGCGCACTGCTGACGGCCCTGCCCTTCAATTCGAACACGGCCAACGCAGAAGTGATCGCGCTCTTTTCCGGCCTTTGCGCGAGCGAGATCGATAGCCGATTGGGCCGGGACTGCCTGCTGATCAACAGCGGCATGATCCTTCCTGATGGCGACGGCGAATACCAAGCATCTCCTTTGCTGCAGCGGGTCACACGCAGCCTGTGGGACGATACACAGACGCTGCGCGCCAACCTGCTGCCCCCTGCCCCACCATCGACGCTCTCCGCGCCCGATTTCGAACACCTGGGCGAAGCCGCGAAGCTGGCAGCACACCTGATCGCTTCAGGCGAGCCGGTCTCGATCCTGCTTCACGGACTTCCCGGAACGGGCAAGAGCGAGTTCGCCCGGCACCTTGCCGACCTGTCCGCACGCCACGCGGTCTTCGCCGGTCTGGTAGACAGACGTGGCGGCGAGCCCGATCGCTCCGACCGCATGAGCCATCTGGCGCTTCTTCGTATCCTGGGTGCAGGCGAAAGCCGCACGCTCATCGTCGTCGATGAGGCCGACGATGTCCTGCATGTTCCCATGCGAGACAGCGAATCCGGCTCCAAGCTGTGGCGCAACAGGATGGTCGAAGACCCCAGGGTTCCGACCGTGTGGATTCTCAACGATCCAGCCCTGCTCGACCCTGCCCTGATCCGCCGCATGAACCTTGCCATCGGATTTGATACCCCTCCTGTCCGCGTGCGCGAGCGCGTCGTACAACGCAGTGCCGCCGCCCTGCGCATGGAGGTGAGCGAGGCAGAGGCGCAACGTCTTGCCCGGATCGAGACGGAGCCCGCGTTGCTCGCTCAGGGACTGCGCACTGCGAAACTGACCACGGGTAAGGCGCAAACCGCCGAGGACGCAATTACCGGCATCCTGAAGGCGATGGGACGCCATAAGCCGCCTACGCCACCTGCCAGCGCTGTGTACCACCCCGCCTACGCGCGCGCCGACACGGATCTTGCCGCGCTGGCACAGCGATTGTGCGACGCGCCCCACAAAGGCTGGAGCCTGCTCCTGTCAGGGCCCTCGGGCACGGGCAAGTCGGCCTATGCGCGCCATCTGGCCCAGCGCATGGACATGCCTCTCGAAGACGTGCGCGGATCCGACTTGCTTGGTCCCTTTGTCGGCCAAACCGAAGCAAACATCGCACGCGTGTTCATGCGTGCCCACGACCGCGGCGCCCTGCTGCTGATCGACGAGGCGGACAGCTTCCTGTTTGCCCGGGATGGCGGTCAGCGCAGCTGGGAGCGCGGGATGGTGAACGAGATGCTGCGCTGGATGGAATGCCTCGAAACCCCGATGGTGGCGACCACCAACCTTGCCACAGCGCTCGATCCCGCCACGCAGCGCCGCTTCACTCTGCGCGCCAGCTTCCAGGCGATGTCGCAAGATCAGGCCAACGCCCTGTTCGCTGCCCATTTTGGCATGGCGCCGCCCACAGGAACGCCTCCGCTCGAAGGCCAGACCCCGGGCGATTTTGCCGTGGTTGCCCGGCGCGCTCAACTCCTGGGGGAAACCAGGGGTAAGACCCTCGTGACATGGCTCTGCGAAGAAGCAACACTTCGCGGCGAACGCAGCGGTAAGGTGGGTTTTTGA
- a CDS encoding tyrosine-type recombinase/integrase, protein MGHDPRSVKRLSEPGLHSDGDRLYLDISKTGAKRWTYVRYTKGRRRQKGLGAYPEVSLQQARRKRDKTNAKIRDGHDPFAGSDTSPGIERNATFGAIALEYVTSQEAGWRNPKHRQQWRNTLTTYAKPIWDVPAGEVEVDDVYAILKPIWHKKAETAKRLRGRIERVLGAATVHGLRSGPNPAAWRGNLEHLLGKQRKGPRRHHPAMAFGDVSSLLARLQLQPGTAARALELLIHTATRTCEILDARWTEFDLENAIWKIPPERMKAGKEHRIPLTPEVTKLIENLKGHNSLLFSGQSNTKPLSNMAMRMLLRRMDIENVSVHGFRSSFRDWCGECTDVPRDIAEMALAHEVGSEVERAYRRGDALEKRRKLMQRWSNYLTGAAPD, encoded by the coding sequence GTGGGACACGACCCGCGTTCCGTAAAACGCCTTTCCGAACCCGGCCTCCATTCTGACGGTGATCGCCTGTATCTCGACATCAGCAAAACCGGGGCCAAGCGGTGGACCTACGTTCGCTATACAAAGGGGCGTCGCAGACAGAAGGGCCTGGGAGCCTATCCGGAGGTCAGCCTCCAACAAGCGCGACGAAAACGCGATAAAACCAACGCCAAGATCAGGGATGGGCACGACCCATTCGCGGGTTCGGATACCTCTCCAGGCATTGAACGCAATGCAACCTTCGGTGCCATCGCTCTAGAGTATGTCACCTCGCAAGAGGCAGGATGGAGAAACCCGAAGCACCGCCAGCAATGGCGCAATACGTTGACAACCTATGCAAAACCCATCTGGGATGTCCCGGCGGGAGAGGTCGAAGTTGACGATGTCTACGCGATATTGAAGCCAATCTGGCACAAGAAAGCTGAGACTGCGAAACGCCTGCGCGGACGAATTGAGCGGGTGCTCGGAGCCGCGACAGTTCATGGACTACGCTCAGGGCCAAACCCAGCCGCCTGGCGAGGCAATCTGGAGCACCTTCTGGGCAAGCAGCGAAAGGGACCGAGACGCCATCATCCAGCAATGGCTTTCGGCGACGTTTCTTCACTGCTGGCGCGCCTGCAATTGCAGCCAGGTACTGCGGCTCGCGCTCTCGAATTGCTCATTCACACCGCAACCCGCACATGCGAGATATTGGACGCACGCTGGACCGAGTTTGACCTCGAAAACGCCATCTGGAAAATCCCACCAGAGCGCATGAAAGCTGGCAAAGAGCACCGCATCCCGCTAACGCCTGAGGTCACGAAGCTCATCGAAAACTTAAAGGGGCACAATAGCCTCCTCTTCTCAGGCCAGTCGAATACCAAGCCGCTTTCCAACATGGCGATGCGGATGTTGCTACGCCGAATGGACATCGAAAACGTCAGCGTTCATGGCTTTCGCTCATCCTTCCGCGACTGGTGCGGTGAGTGCACGGATGTCCCCCGGGACATCGCCGAGATGGCCCTGGCCCATGAGGTTGGCAGCGAGGTGGAGCGCGCCTACCGCCGTGGTGACGCGCTGGAGAAGCGCCGAAAGCTAATGCAGCGATGGTCGAATTACCTGACCGGCGCGGCGCCGGACTGA
- a CDS encoding helix-turn-helix transcriptional regulator: MKPLLRALRTVHLLTETTDGLTLEELAQDLGGHKRTVQRLLKTLIAAGFNIEEIAGESPKRLRIPDRLNRAYTIPSAEEVAALEAEVTARGREGAGHAGQLAALLAKIKSTFDTRERNRIAPDLDALVRLQRTRIEAGPLHEAGSQALVVIQHAILAGNCVEFDYAGKDGEDPQWRRVIPYGLVHGPTTYLVGKLPPREGKAERPPVYYRLDRMRAVHLSNHPGCAPDDWDLDAWISTSFGIWQGEAYDIVLRALPSAVERARHWRFHPAQTLEPDGEDLLIKFRAAGLREIAEHVFTWGGDIRIEAPEELCSEMHTRVMLAMGSF, from the coding sequence ATGAAGCCGCTCTTGCGTGCCTTGCGCACCGTTCACCTTCTCACCGAGACGACCGATGGCCTGACACTGGAAGAGCTCGCCCAAGATCTGGGCGGCCACAAGCGCACTGTGCAACGTCTGCTCAAGACGTTGATTGCAGCCGGCTTCAACATCGAAGAAATTGCGGGCGAAAGCCCCAAGCGGTTGCGTATCCCCGATCGCCTCAATCGGGCCTACACGATCCCCTCTGCCGAAGAAGTGGCTGCCCTCGAAGCGGAAGTCACCGCACGCGGCCGCGAAGGGGCTGGGCACGCCGGGCAACTTGCGGCCCTTCTCGCCAAGATCAAGTCCACGTTCGACACCCGCGAACGCAACCGCATCGCCCCCGATCTCGATGCGCTGGTGCGGCTTCAGCGCACCCGGATCGAGGCAGGCCCGCTGCACGAGGCAGGCTCGCAAGCACTGGTGGTAATCCAACACGCGATCCTGGCGGGCAACTGCGTCGAGTTCGACTATGCTGGAAAAGACGGTGAAGACCCGCAGTGGCGGCGTGTCATTCCCTATGGACTCGTGCACGGGCCCACCACGTACCTCGTCGGCAAACTCCCCCCGCGCGAAGGCAAGGCCGAGCGCCCACCTGTATATTACCGGCTTGACCGGATGCGCGCAGTCCACTTGTCCAATCACCCCGGCTGCGCTCCCGACGACTGGGATCTTGATGCCTGGATCTCCACTAGCTTCGGCATCTGGCAGGGCGAAGCCTACGACATTGTCCTGCGTGCCCTCCCCAGCGCAGTCGAGCGTGCCCGCCACTGGCGTTTTCACCCTGCACAGACCTTGGAGCCAGACGGCGAGGATCTCCTGATCAAATTCCGCGCAGCAGGCCTGCGCGAAATCGCAGAGCACGTCTTCACCTGGGGCGGCGATATCCGCATCGAGGCGCCTGAAGAACTGTGCAGCGAAATGCATACCCGTGTAATGCTGGCGATGGGCAGCTTTTGA